The genomic DNA CGAAGGACGGTCCGACGGCGCGGACGGTCCGGGCCGGTGACGTCGAGGTGGATCTCGACGCGCGCCGGGTCCGGGTCGGCGGGGCCGAGGTCGAGCTGACCACCAAGGAGTTCGACATCCTCGCCGTGCTGGCCGGCCGGGCGGGCACCGCGGTCAGCCGTGAACAGCTCCTGGACGAGGTGTGGGGCGACGCCTACCACGCCGTGTCCCGGTCGCTCGACGTCCACCTCACGCAGGTGCGTGCCAAGCTCGCCCGCCCCGAGCTGCTCACCACGATCCGGGGCTTCGGCTACCGCTTCGGGGACCCCGGGAACTGAGGAGCCGACGCGTGCGCACCCGGGTCCAGGCCGCGCTGCTGCTGTTCGTCGTGATCGCGGTGGCCGCGTTCGCCGTACCGCTGCTGCTGTTCACCGCGTCCGACCGCACCCAGCAACTGGTCCTCGCCCGCAGCGCGGACCTCGACCGCTTCGCGTCCCTCATGGACCAGGCCGCGCAGACCGGCGACACCTCGGCCGTCACCGCCGAGGCCCGCCGCTACACCCAGTTGTACGGCGAACCGCTCGTCGTCACCGACACCCGCCGCAGACCGGTCGTCCAGACCGGCGGTATGCGGGCCGCCGACCCCGCCGTCGGCCGGCTCCTGGACGCGGCGCTGCGCAACCAGACCGCGCATCCCACCGGCGCGCTGCGTCCCTGGTCGAAGGGGTCCCGGATGTTCGCCGAGCCGGCGGGCACCGGGACCCGGGTCTCCGGCGCCGTCGTGCTCCGGGCCTCGGTCGGGACCGCGGCGGAGGACATCACCCGGCGCTGGGCCGCCGTCATCGCGGGGACTGCTCTGGTCGCCGTCGCCTGCACGGTCCTCGCCCGGGCCGCGACCCGGTGGGTGGTCAGCCCGCTGCGCCGCCTGGACCGCGCGGTCGGACAACTCGCCGCGGGGCTCCCGCCCGAACAGACCAGGGCCGGCGGCCCACCGGAACTGCGCCAGCTCGCGACCGGCTTCAACCGCATGGCGCGTACGGTCACGGCGGCCCTGGAACAGCAGCGCCGACTCGTCGCCGACACCTCCCACCAGATGCGCAACCCCATGGCCGCGCTCCGGTTGCGCGTCGACGCCCTGCACCGCCACCTGCCCGCGTCCGCCGACCGCACGTACACGGGCGTGACCACCGAACTCGACCGTCTGGAGACCCTGCTCGACGACATGCTGACCCTCGCCACCGCGGAACACCGGGCCGGGGAACTGGCCGTGACCGACGACTCCGACGCACACTGCGACGCCACGGCGGTCGCGACCGCCCAGTACCGGCTGTGGGAGCCGGTCGCCCACCGCGCCGGCACCCGCCTCACCCTGCACACCGCCGCGAACCCGGTCATGGCCGCCTGCACGGACCACGAGCTCGCCCAGATCACGGACATCCTCCTGGACAACGCCATCAAGTACGCGGGTCCGGACGCCGAGATCTCCCTGCGCTGCACCGTCGAAGGCCGGCTCGTCGCCGTCACGGTGACGGACGACGGACCCGGCCTGACCTCGGAGGAGATCACCCAGGCCACCACGAGATTCTGGCGCTCCGGCCGACAACGACAGGACGGGACGGCCGGTACGGGCCTGGGGCTGGCCATCGTCGAACAGTTGCTGGCGGGCCGGGGAGGCCGACTGGAACTGGGGCCCGCGCGACCGCGAGGACTGCGGGCCGCGACCCTCGTACCGTGCGCCTTGACCGACGCGGCCGACCGCGGCGACGGCGGCGGGACGACCGGCCCCGGCCAGGTCCGTCGCCCTTCGCGCGGGCGACCCCCTGCCGATCCCGGGGCGACCGCGGCCCGCCGTGATCCGCGCGGCGGTACCCGATGACCCGCCCTGTCGACCGCCGCACGCTTCTCCACGCCGCCCTCGGCGCGACGACCGCGGCCGTCCTCGGGGGCGCCCTCACGGGCGACGTCTCCAGGAAGCGGCCCGGACCGAGCGGCGTCCTGCGCTTCGCGACCGGAGAACCCACGGCCTTCTACGAGGCGTTCGGCCGCCTCTTCGCCGCCGAACTCACGGCGGCGTACCCCCGCCTGAGCTGCCGCGTCCGCACCACCCCGGGCAGCCTCACCAACATCGAACTGCTCCGCGACCGCCGTGCCGATCTCGCGCTCGTCCTCACCGACACCGCGCGGGCGGCCCAGCGCACCGCCCTCTTCCCGCGCCCCGTGCCCCTGCGCGCGATCGGCAGGCTGTACGAGACCTACCTCCAGTTCGTGGTCCGCGCCGACTCGCCCGTGCGTACGGTCGCCGACCTGGCCGGACACACCGTGTCGCTCGGCGCGGCCGGATCGGGCGCGGCCGTACTCGGCGAACAGATCCTGCACGCCGCGGGTCTGTCGCCGGGCACCGAGGTCGCCGTACGCCATCTCCCGCTGGCCGATGCGGCCGACGCCCTGCGGGCGGGCTCGGTCGACGCGTTGCTCGTGGCGGGCGGCGTACCGCTGCCGGTTCTGTCCGAGCTGGACGACCGGTTCGGTCTGCGGTTCCTGCCGCTGGCCGGCCTGCTGCCCCGGCTCGGCGGCCAGGGCGGCCAGGCGGGCTCGGGCCTGGAAGAGGTGTCCTTGCCGCAGGGCGCGTACCGGTCGGCGGGCGGGGTCGCCACCATCGGGGTGTCCAACCTGCTGGTGTGCCGTCCCGAACTGTCCCGCGGCGTGGCCGAGGCGCTCACCCGCCTGCTGGTCCAGCGCGCGACCGAACTCGTTCCCCCCAACGCCGTCGGCACCCAGTTCCTCGACGTCCGCAGCCTCATCGGCACCGGCGCCGTCCCTCTGCACCCAGGGGCGATCGCGGCCTACCGCGCGCTGCACGGCTGAGCCCCGGACGACGTTCCGGGCGTCCGGCCGGAACGTCGACGACGACCTTGCCGGTGTACCGCGGTACCAGTGACCAGCGCTCATTGTGACCTCCGGGTCCACGGGTCGCGCCGTGGCCGCTCCTAGCCTCGAAGCAGTGACCCGGCCGGATGCCGGGCCAGACACAGGCGGGGAGCGGCACCGTGATCGAAGTTCGTGGACTGACCAAGCGGTACGGGGACAGGACGGCGGTGGACGACCTGAGTTTCACCGCCCCGCCCGGACAGGTCACCGGGTTCCTGGGGCCCAACGGGGCGGGCAAGTCCACCACCATGCGCATGATCGTGGGCCTGGACGCGCCGACCGGCGGCACGGCCCTCGTCAACGGCAAGCGCTACGCCCAACACCGCGCCCCCTTGCAGGAGTTGGGGGTATTGCTGGAAGCGAAGGCCGTGCATCCGGGCCGCTCCGCGTTCAACCACCTCATGGCGCTGGCGTACACCCATGGTGTGCCGCGTCGACGGGTGGACGAGGTCATCGACCTCGCCGGTCTGCACGCCGTGGCGCACAAGCGGGTCGGGGCGTTCTCGCTGGGGATGGGGCAGCGGCTGGGCATCGCCGCCGCGCTCCTCGGTGACCCCGCGGTGGTGATGCTGGACGAGCCGGTCAACGGGCTCGACCCCGAAGGGGTGCGCTGGGTACGGGAGTTGCTGCGCGGCCTGGCCGCCGAGGGGCGCACCGTGATGCTGTCCTCACACCTGATGAGCGAGATGGCGCAGACCGCCGACCGTCTGGTGGTCGTGGGCCGGGGCCGGTTGCTGGCCGAGACGACCGTCGACGCGCTGGTGGAGCAGTCGGAGGACAAGGGGGTGCGGGTGGCCACCGGTGAGCCCGCGCGGCTGCGCTCGCTGCTGGCCGGCCCCGGCGTCTCCGTCACCTCGGCGGGCGCCGAGCGGCTTGTCGTCTCCGGTCTGGACACGCGGCGGATCGGGGAAGTGGCCGCCGAGCACCAGGTGCCGCTGTACGAACTGGTCACCGAGTCGGTGTCGTTGGAGGAGGCGTTCATGAAGCTGACCCAGGACGCGGTGGAGTACCACAGCAGCGATGTGCGGAGGGCCGCCTGATGACCGTGAGCACCCTCACCACCACCCCACCGGTGTACCGCGTGACCGGCCGGCGGGTGGTCCGCTCCGAATGGTCCAAGTTCTGGTCGCTGCGCTCCAGTTGGATCACGCTGGGGGTGGCCGTGCTGTTCCTGGTGGTCATCGGAGGAGTGGCCGCCGCCGTCTACAGTCCGAGCGGCCCGCTGGGCGGCAAGGACGCGGCGTCCGGAGCGGCACTGACCCTGGCGCTGGCCGGCACCAACCTGGCGGCACTGGCTGTCGGTGCGTTGGGTGTCCTGCTGTCGGCGGGGGAGTACAGCACAGGGATGGTCCGCTCGACGTTCGCCGCGGTGCCGGGCCGGCTGCCCGTGCTGTGGGCGAAGTGCGCGGTCTACGGTCCGATCGCGTTCGTCACGTCCACTGTCGGCGCCCTGGTGTCTTTCCTGCTGGGGAGCGCCGCCCTGCACGGCGAGAAGATCGCCCTGTCCCTGGGGGACGCCGGGGTCTTCCGGTGTCTGCTGGGCGCGGGACTGTATCTGGGCCTGGTGGGTGTGTACGGCGTGACGGTCGGCCTGCTGGTGCGCAACAACGCCGGAGGAATTGCGATCCTGGCCGGTGTGGTCCTCGTCCTGCCCGGCCTGACCGGGCTGCTGCCCAGCTCGCTGGGGGACACGGTCAGCCGGTATCTGCCCAGCAACGCCGGCCAGTCGGTGATGACCCTGCACGAGTCCAGCGACTCCCTGGTCAGCCCCGGAGCAGGGGTGACGGCGCTGCTGGTGTGGGCCGTACTGCTGCTGGCCGGTGCCGCCTACCGGCTGCGTCGCAGTGACGTCTGAGGTCGCGTCCGCGAGGATGGAGCCGATGAACGACAGGACGACGGCACGGTCGGCCCGGGCAGGGGCGACCGCGCCCTCGCCCGGGTCGGACGCCGTCTGGGCGCACCCCGTGATGCGGCTGCTGTTGCGGGTGCTGGGGCGGCTGCGGGCGGCCGATCGGCGGCGTCCGTGGCTCCTCGACACCACCGTGGTGGTCCTTGTGGCCGCCGCCGCGCCGCCGGACCTGCTCGTGCACAGCCCCGGTCACCCTGTGTCGCGCCCGGTGGGTGCCGGTCTGCCGGTCGGTGTGGTGCTGGCCGTCGCGGCCGTGCTCGTCGTCCCACTGTGGTGGCGGCGCCGTCATCCCGCCGCGGTCTTCGGTGCCTGCCTCGTGGTGTGCCCGGTGATGTGGTCGCTGGGTCTGGGGCCCGCGGCCGCCGCCGTGCTGCTGATCGCCCTGTTCGACCTCGCCCTGCACGCTTCGCCGCGAGCGATCTGCTGGGCGCTGCCGGTGACCGTGGCGGGGTGGGTGCTGCTCGTGGTCACCGTGATCCCGGCGGCCAGTCCGGTGGCGTTCCTGGTCCTGTCCGTCGGCACCGGCGTCGGGTCCGTGGCCCTGGGCCTGACCGTCCGGATCAGCCGGCTCTACCTGTCCGCGTTGCGGGACCGGGCGGCGCGGCTGGAGGTCGAGCGGGACCAGCGCGTCCGGCTGACGGCGGCGGCGGAGCGCTCGCGGATCGCGCGCGAGATGCACGACATCGTCGGCCACAACCTGTCGGTCATGGTCAACCTCGCCGACGGCGCCGCGGTGCTCACCACCCGGGACCCCGCCCGGACCGAGCAGGCCCTCCATCTCATCGGCGACACCGGGCGGCAGGCGATGGACGAACTCCGGCGCGTGCTGGGGGTGTTGCGCGAGTCTTCGGAGCCGGAGGACACCGCGCGGTCCCCGCAGCCGGGTGTCCGGGATCTGGAGACCCTGCTCGACCGGGTGCGGGCGGCCGGTCTGCCGGTGGCCTACCGCACCGTCGGCCCCGTCGACGCGTTGGGCCGCGGCGTGCAGCTCACGGTCTTCCGCGTGGTGCAGGAAGCCCTGACCAACACCCTCAAACACGTCGGCCCGGGTGCCACGGCCGACGTAACGGTCGTGGTCGAGGACCGCCGGCTCCGCGTGCGGGTCACCGACACCGGTTCGCTGTCGCGGGAACGGTCCACGGCTCACCGCGGGGACAGCGGACACGGCCTGGTCGGCATCCGCCAGCGGGCCGCGCTCTACGACGGCACCGCAACCATCGGACCACGCGACGACGGCCAGGGATGGATCGTGGACGTCCTGCTGGATCCGTCCGCCTCGGCCACCTCCGGAGAGCCCACGCCATGACCACCATCCTGATCGCCGACGACCAGCCGTTGCCCCGCATGGGTTTCCGGATGCTGCTCGACGGTTCCCCCGGCGTGAGCGTCGTCGGCGAGGCCGACAACGGGGCGCAGGCCGTCCGTATGGCGGCCGAACTGAGCCCCGACGTGGTCCTGATGGACGTACGGATGCCGGGTCTCGACGGCATCGAGGCGACCCGCCGGATCGTGGCGGCGGGCGGGCGCACCCGGGTGCTCATCCTGACCACCTTCGACCTCGACGAGTACGCCTACGCCGGTCTGCGCGCCGGGGCCAGCGGCTTCCTGCTCAAGGACGTCCGCCCGACGGAACTCCTCGCCGGGATCCAGGCGGTCGCGACCGGCGACGCCGTCGTGTCCCCCCGGCTCACCCGCCGTCTGCTCGACGCCCACGCCCATGACGTCCTCGCGCCCGATGCCGAGCCGCGCACGGACCCGCGGCTGGCGGCGCTCACCGAACGCGAGCACGAGGTGCTCGTGGCCATCGGTACCGGCTGGACGAACGCGGAGATCGCCGAACGTCTGGTCCTGACCGAGTCCACCGTGAAGAAGCACGTGGGCCGGGTGCTGGCCAAGGTCGGTGCCCGGGACCGTATCCAGGCGGTCATCCTCGCCTACGACGCGGGACTCGTCGCTCCCCGGCAGTGAGCACAGCGACTTTTAGTGTCGAAGACATGACAGTGTGCCGCCGAGGTGACTCGGCGGCACACTGCCGTGCGTCAGGCTTCTTGTCTCAGTCGGTCGGCGTCGAGGCGGTGTGCTTCTTGTACAGCTTCAGCGGTACCCGGCTGATGATCGAGTCGAGGGAGGAGTTGTTGCGCCCGTCGGCCCAGGTGACGTAGGCGTACCTGTCGGTCAGCGTGATGCCCGACCAGCGGTCACCAGGAGGGCCCATCTCCCCGACCGGCTCGGTCACGTGGTTGACCTGCACGGGGTCGCTGAACGAGCGTCCGTGGTCGAACGAGACGACCGAGAACGCGTCGCCCGTGGTGGTCCGCCACATGACACCCAGGTCGCCGTTGGCGCCGAAGTCGATCGCCGGGCGTTGGGCGTTCGGGGTGGCGATCGTCGTCGGGCCGTTCCAGGTCTTGCCGGCGTCCGGGGTGACGTAGACCTCCAGGGTGTGGGAGTCCCGGGGCACCATGACGGCGAAGCGGCCGCGGTGTGAGGTGTCGGCGGCGACCCACGGGACGGGGTCGGCGGCGGCACCCAGTCCCGGGGTCGGCACCAGAGAACCGGTGCCCGCCGCGACGGGGGCTCCCCGGCCGTCCTCGACGGTGGTGTTCGTCCACGTCTTGCCGTCGTTACGGCTGACGTGGAAGTTCACCGGCTTGCCCGCTTCCTGGGACGCGGACACGAGGATCCCGCCGTACACGGCGATCTCCCGCCCCGGATAGCCGCACACGAGCGGGATGTCCGGCGCCACCTCGATGCAGGGCATCGGCCCGGGGATCACCCGCGAGTCACTGCTGAAGGTCTTCCCGCCGTCGGCGCTGACGGAGACCGCGCTCGGGTACTCCCACGCCGCTCCGGCGACCGCGTAGACCTTGCCGGTCGCGGCGTCCACCCGCATCTTCGGGGCGCCGCCCAGGAGCAGCGGTGTGGACACCGGGTCGGTCCAGGTCCTGCCGCCGTCGGTCGACTTCGCGACCTGGTTGTGGTTCACCAGGTTCGCGTCCAGGCCGGAGCTGACCTGGTTGTTGTCCACGTACACGGTGCCCTTCGCGTCGAACTGCACGCTCGGCTCACCGCACTTGGGCGCGGCCGTGCCCAGCGGCCACGCCACCTGGGTCCAGGTGTCGCCCCTGTCGTTGGAGTAGGCCAGGAAACAACCGCCGTCGACCGGCTCCAGGCCCGGCGACGGCGGGAAGATCGTCGAGACGAAGACGAGGTTCTTAGGATTCCTCGGGTTGACGGCGACCGTGGGCTGGCCCTCTTTGGTGGCCGGCATGTCGGTGACGTCGACTTCGTGAATGGCCGCGTTGCCTGCGCCAATCGGCGAGGCCACGGCGGCGGGTGTTCCATATACCAGGAACAGTGCGGAGAATGCCGCCGCGCTTAACGTCGCGGATGAACTTCTGAACAGCACCATGTGATCCTCGATTTCCACGTCCGGTAGAACAGAATTCGTTTGTTCTCTGCGACAGGGGGCCGAATTACCAAAGGGCGAAATCGACTGCGCCAGGCGGTAGACCGGCTTCTCTTCGCTTCGTTGTGATCCGGCCCGCTCAGGCTAGAGAGAATCGCTGTCGTGTCCGTGGGACCACGGGAGACAAATGACCCGACGGCGTGGTACCGCAGTACCATTCCGTCGAATGAATCAGTGGATTCCGTGGGAACCCTGGCTGCTGCGGCGAAACGCCTCTGGGGTGGAGGACATGCCCGTTGCCTCAGTGACTGCCGCCGCTCGCCTGGGAGTTGTTCCGGAACGCCAGCACGGCCAGCACTCTGCGGTGTCCGCTGTCGCTCGGTGGCAGCCGCAGTTTGAGGAAGATGTTGCCGATGTGTTTGCTGACCGAACGTGCCGCGATGACAAGGGTCTTGGCGATCGTCACGTTGTCGTAGCCCTCGGCCATGAGCGCCAGCACCTCGCGTTCACGCGGCGTCAGCAGGTCCAGCGGCGAGTCCCGTCGGCGGGTCAGCAGTTCGCCCACCACTTCGGGGTCGAGGGCGGTGCCGCCGGCCGCGACCCGCTCCAGTGCGTCGAGGAACTCGTCCACCCTGCCCACCCGGTCCTTGACCAGGTAACCGACCCCTCTCGCGCCGTCGGCCAGCAGCTTTGCCGCGTACGACTCCTCGACGTACTGCGAGAGCACCAGCACCGGCAGTCCGGGGATCCGCTGCCGTGCTTCGAGCGCCGCATGCAGCCCCTCGTCGCGGAATTCCGGCGGCATCCGCAGGTCGAGCACTGCCGCGTCCGGGCGGTGTTCCAGGAGCGCGGGGAGAATCTCCGGGCCGGTAGCGACTACGCCCACGACTTCGTGCCCGGCCGAGTTGAGCAGCAGGACGATCCCCTGCCGGAGCAGGGCGTTGCCCTCGGCGATCACTACTCTCACAGCGGCGGCTCCCCGGTTCTGGTCACCACGGGCACGGGAGCTCCACCCTGATCGGGCGCGTCCGCGCCTCCCTGCCCTTCGTCCCGGACGACGACTCCCAACCCGGTG from Streptomyces sp. NBC_01478 includes the following:
- a CDS encoding sensor histidine kinase translates to MRTRVQAALLLFVVIAVAAFAVPLLLFTASDRTQQLVLARSADLDRFASLMDQAAQTGDTSAVTAEARRYTQLYGEPLVVTDTRRRPVVQTGGMRAADPAVGRLLDAALRNQTAHPTGALRPWSKGSRMFAEPAGTGTRVSGAVVLRASVGTAAEDITRRWAAVIAGTALVAVACTVLARAATRWVVSPLRRLDRAVGQLAAGLPPEQTRAGGPPELRQLATGFNRMARTVTAALEQQRRLVADTSHQMRNPMAALRLRVDALHRHLPASADRTYTGVTTELDRLETLLDDMLTLATAEHRAGELAVTDDSDAHCDATAVATAQYRLWEPVAHRAGTRLTLHTAANPVMAACTDHELAQITDILLDNAIKYAGPDAEISLRCTVEGRLVAVTVTDDGPGLTSEEITQATTRFWRSGRQRQDGTAGTGLGLAIVEQLLAGRGGRLELGPARPRGLRAATLVPCALTDAADRGDGGGTTGPGQVRRPSRGRPPADPGATAARRDPRGGTR
- a CDS encoding TAXI family TRAP transporter solute-binding subunit, with the translated sequence MTRPVDRRTLLHAALGATTAAVLGGALTGDVSRKRPGPSGVLRFATGEPTAFYEAFGRLFAAELTAAYPRLSCRVRTTPGSLTNIELLRDRRADLALVLTDTARAAQRTALFPRPVPLRAIGRLYETYLQFVVRADSPVRTVADLAGHTVSLGAAGSGAAVLGEQILHAAGLSPGTEVAVRHLPLADAADALRAGSVDALLVAGGVPLPVLSELDDRFGLRFLPLAGLLPRLGGQGGQAGSGLEEVSLPQGAYRSAGGVATIGVSNLLVCRPELSRGVAEALTRLLVQRATELVPPNAVGTQFLDVRSLIGTGAVPLHPGAIAAYRALHG
- a CDS encoding ABC transporter ATP-binding protein, producing MIEVRGLTKRYGDRTAVDDLSFTAPPGQVTGFLGPNGAGKSTTMRMIVGLDAPTGGTALVNGKRYAQHRAPLQELGVLLEAKAVHPGRSAFNHLMALAYTHGVPRRRVDEVIDLAGLHAVAHKRVGAFSLGMGQRLGIAAALLGDPAVVMLDEPVNGLDPEGVRWVRELLRGLAAEGRTVMLSSHLMSEMAQTADRLVVVGRGRLLAETTVDALVEQSEDKGVRVATGEPARLRSLLAGPGVSVTSAGAERLVVSGLDTRRIGEVAAEHQVPLYELVTESVSLEEAFMKLTQDAVEYHSSDVRRAA
- a CDS encoding ABC transporter permease — encoded protein: MTVSTLTTTPPVYRVTGRRVVRSEWSKFWSLRSSWITLGVAVLFLVVIGGVAAAVYSPSGPLGGKDAASGAALTLALAGTNLAALAVGALGVLLSAGEYSTGMVRSTFAAVPGRLPVLWAKCAVYGPIAFVTSTVGALVSFLLGSAALHGEKIALSLGDAGVFRCLLGAGLYLGLVGVYGVTVGLLVRNNAGGIAILAGVVLVLPGLTGLLPSSLGDTVSRYLPSNAGQSVMTLHESSDSLVSPGAGVTALLVWAVLLLAGAAYRLRRSDV
- a CDS encoding sensor histidine kinase yields the protein MNDRTTARSARAGATAPSPGSDAVWAHPVMRLLLRVLGRLRAADRRRPWLLDTTVVVLVAAAAPPDLLVHSPGHPVSRPVGAGLPVGVVLAVAAVLVVPLWWRRRHPAAVFGACLVVCPVMWSLGLGPAAAAVLLIALFDLALHASPRAICWALPVTVAGWVLLVVTVIPAASPVAFLVLSVGTGVGSVALGLTVRISRLYLSALRDRAARLEVERDQRVRLTAAAERSRIAREMHDIVGHNLSVMVNLADGAAVLTTRDPARTEQALHLIGDTGRQAMDELRRVLGVLRESSEPEDTARSPQPGVRDLETLLDRVRAAGLPVAYRTVGPVDALGRGVQLTVFRVVQEALTNTLKHVGPGATADVTVVVEDRRLRVRVTDTGSLSRERSTAHRGDSGHGLVGIRQRAALYDGTATIGPRDDGQGWIVDVLLDPSASATSGEPTP
- a CDS encoding response regulator transcription factor, giving the protein MTTILIADDQPLPRMGFRMLLDGSPGVSVVGEADNGAQAVRMAAELSPDVVLMDVRMPGLDGIEATRRIVAAGGRTRVLILTTFDLDEYAYAGLRAGASGFLLKDVRPTELLAGIQAVATGDAVVSPRLTRRLLDAHAHDVLAPDAEPRTDPRLAALTEREHEVLVAIGTGWTNAEIAERLVLTESTVKKHVGRVLAKVGARDRIQAVILAYDAGLVAPRQ
- a CDS encoding sialidase family protein, giving the protein MASPIGAGNAAIHEVDVTDMPATKEGQPTVAVNPRNPKNLVFVSTIFPPSPGLEPVDGGCFLAYSNDRGDTWTQVAWPLGTAAPKCGEPSVQFDAKGTVYVDNNQVSSGLDANLVNHNQVAKSTDGGRTWTDPVSTPLLLGGAPKMRVDAATGKVYAVAGAAWEYPSAVSVSADGGKTFSSDSRVIPGPMPCIEVAPDIPLVCGYPGREIAVYGGILVSASQEAGKPVNFHVSRNDGKTWTNTTVEDGRGAPVAAGTGSLVPTPGLGAAADPVPWVAADTSHRGRFAVMVPRDSHTLEVYVTPDAGKTWNGPTTIATPNAQRPAIDFGANGDLGVMWRTTTGDAFSVVSFDHGRSFSDPVQVNHVTEPVGEMGPPGDRWSGITLTDRYAYVTWADGRNNSSLDSIISRVPLKLYKKHTASTPTD
- a CDS encoding response regulator transcription factor, with the translated sequence MRVVIAEGNALLRQGIVLLLNSAGHEVVGVVATGPEILPALLEHRPDAAVLDLRMPPEFRDEGLHAALEARQRIPGLPVLVLSQYVEESYAAKLLADGARGVGYLVKDRVGRVDEFLDALERVAAGGTALDPEVVGELLTRRRDSPLDLLTPREREVLALMAEGYDNVTIAKTLVIAARSVSKHIGNIFLKLRLPPSDSGHRRVLAVLAFRNNSQASGGSH